TGCCGACCGGGCACGCCGGACGCTCGGCCTCGAGGCCTTTGTCGCGGAACCGAGGGAAGCGGTGCAATGCGCGGATATCATAGTCACGGTCACAGCCGCGTGCGGTCCGCTTTTCGAGGCGGGATGGACGCGTTCCGGCTCCCATGTCTCCGCCATGGGGGCCGATGGAGAAGGGAAGCAGGAGCTCGATCCGCGGCTGGTGGCCGAGGCGTCGTTGTTCGCCGATGTGGTGCAGCAGTCCGTCACCGTCGGCGAGTACGAGGCGGCGTTCAAGGCGGGTTGCATTGAAACGGATCGAATTACCCCTCTCGGAGCGGTCCTGAACGGAGCCCCGGGCCGGACGGGAGAGGAGCAGATAACGATCTTCGACAGTTCCGGGATGGCGTTGCAGGATCTCGCCATCTGCTCCCTCGCCCTCGACAAGGCGCTCGAGCAAGGCCTGGCGACGCGCGTCTGAGCGGGATGCCACGGCGTGATCGGGGCGGACTGGCCGGGGGCCGGAAAAAGACGGGGCGACCCTTGCGGATCGCCCCGTGTCCCCCCGCGGCGCGAGACGCGCCGGGAAGGAGAGGGCGCGCCACCGTCGCGCCCTCTCTCGCTGTCGGCTACTTCTCGTACAGGCCGTTGAAGATGGCCACGACGCGGCGGTTCTGGGCGCGGCCCGCGTCGGTGTCGTTGCTGGCGATGGGCTGGCTCTTGCCGAAGCCCTGGGCGGTGATGCGGTCGGCCTTGATGCCGAGCTTCTTGACCAGATAGTCCCTCACCGCGTCGGCACGGCGCTGCGAGAGCTTCATGTTGTAGGCGTCGGTGCCGATGCCGTCGGTGTGGCCGTCGATGGCCACGGTGGCCTCCGGGTTCTCCTTGAGGAGCTTGGCGACCTTCTCGACCTCGGGCACGTACTTGGCCTTGATGTCGGACTTGTCGAAGTCGAAGAGGATCTCGAGGCGCATGGTCAGCGGCTTGGGCGCAACGACCGGGGCGGGCGCGGGCTTGGAGACCTCGGTCTCGGTGTAGAAGACGTCCTTCACGAACTGGGCGCGCTTGCCCGAGTCGGCCATGTCGGCCGCGGTCACGGAGTAGCCGCAGCCGCCCACGGCCGCGATGTCGTCCAGCAGCTTCTGGGCGGCCGGGGTGGTGGCGTAGCTCACGGTGTCGAAGCAGATGTTGCCGTTCGAGGCCTTGTTCACGGCCTCGGCCGCGGCCACGGCGTCACGGCCCGCGTTCAGGCCGCCGTCGGAGAAGATGATGATGGCGGTCTTGCCCTTGAGGCCCGGGCCGAAGTCCTTGCCCGCCTGGGCCATGCCGTCGCCGAGCGGCGTGTTGGGGCCGAGCAGGGTCTTGGCGTCCACGGCCGGGCCGAGGTCGCCGATGTTCGAAGCGTACGCGGAGCGGCTGTAGGGGGCGAGACCGGCGTACTTCTCGTAGGAGGCCACGGTGGCCAGGCCGGACTTGTAGCCCAGCTCGGGGATCATCTGGTTCATGGCCTTCAGGTCCTCCAGGGCGTGCTGCGCCTTGGACTGGTCCGTTCCGGCGTAGCCCCAGGCCATGGATCCGGACATGTCGAAGAGGACGATGAAGTTGTCGATCTTGGGCGTGAGTTTCTTCTCGGCGTAGGCCGGAACCTGCGCCAGGAGGAGGGCGGCCAGGGCGAGCACGACCGCGAGGCTGAAGTTGTGACGCAATTTCATGGTTCTATCCTTTGGTTGCAATGTGAGAACTCCGCAAAAGTGGATGTCGTATAGCACATATCCCTCGCCATGCTCAACGAAAAAAGGAAAAGGCCGGGTTTCGACGTTATTTGAAGAAGATGGAGCAGGCGTTGCGCAGGACTTTGGTGTAGCGCTTCGGCTCCTCGAGCAGCCTTCCGCCCGCGGCCTTGGCAAGACCCTCGAGCATGGAGGCGAAGACCGCGTGGTGCAGGGGGTAGATTCCGTACCAGTAGGCCAGGCCCGCCAGCCCGCGCGGCAGGAAGCGGGCCAGCACGACCAGCTCCGTGGCGTTGCGGCTGATCTTCTGCACGTGGAACTCGAGCAGGGCATCGCCGGGCAGGCGCATCTCGGAGCGCAGCAGCAGGCGCTTTTGCGGCTCGGCCTTGAGCACGCGGAAGAAGTCCAGGGCGTCGCCCTCGCGCAGCTCGTCCGGGTTGCGGCGCCCACGCGAGAGCCCGGGCCCGGCCACGAGCTGGTCCACCAGGCCGCGCAGCCGCCAGAGCAGGCGGCCGGAATACCAGCCGGTCTCGCCGCCGATGCGCGAGAGGGCGTCCCACAGGGCCTCGGGCGAGGCCTCCACCGTGGCCTTGTAGCCGCACTGCAGCTCGCGGCCTCCGGCATAGGCCGGGTCGCCGCACTGCGTCCACTCCGGAGGGCGGCGGCCGCCCGCGTCGCTCCAGCAGGTGTCCACGCTCTTCTGGCGCACCTTGTCCAGGGCGCGCTCCATGGCCTCGCGGCAGGAGAGCGGCTCCAGCGGGATGATCGCGCGGATCGCGGGGTCGCGGACCACGCACTCGTTGCGCATGCCCTCCACCAGGGGGCGCACCAGGGCCATGGAGACCGGGGTGAAGAGCTTGAGCCAGTAGGACGAGAGGCCCGGCGTGAGCACCGGCACGGGGATGATGATCCGCCGCCTGAGCCCCGCGACCTCGGCGTAGAGCTGCACGAGCTCGGCGTAGGAGAGCACGTCCGGCCCGCCGATGTCGAAGGAGCGGCCCTCGGTTTCCGGGTGCTCCAGGCAGCCCGCGAGGTAGCCGAGCACGTCGCTGACGGCGATGGGCTGGGAGCGGGTGCGCACCCAGCGCGGCGCGAGCATGACCGGCAGGTGCTCGGCCAGGCCGCGCAAAATCTCGAAGGAAGCGCTGCCCGAGCCCAGGATGGCGGCGGCGCGCAGCACGGTCACCGGCACCGGGCCGAGGGAGAGGATGTCCCCGATCTCGGCGCGCGAGCGCAGGTGCTCGGAAAAGTCCGCGGAATCCTCGCCCATGCCGCCGAGGTAGATGATGCGCGAGAGCCCTTCGTCGCGGGCCGCGCGGACCATGGTGTAGGCGGCGTGGCGGTCGGCCGCGGCGAAGTCGTCGTAGCGCGCCCGCATGGAGTGGATGAGGTAGAAGGCCGCGCCGCAGCCGCGCGCCGCCTCGCGCATGGCGGAAAGGTCGTGCGCGTCGGCCTCGGCGAGCTCGACGTTCGGGTGGCCGCCCCAGGGGCGGCAGCGCATCTTGCCCGCCGTGCGGGCCACGGCGCGCACGCGATAGCCGCGCTCGAGCAGCAGCGGCACCAGCCGCCCGCCCACGTAGCCCGTGGCGCCGGTGACCAGCACCGGCCTGTCCCCGTCCGGCCGCCCGGCCGCCCGGGGGGTGGAAGACGCAGCAGATGATTCGGCGGACGGCTCCGCGTGCGGCCTGTCGGCCGCCAGGCTGGCCGATTGCCCGTCCGGCTGTCCGCCCGGCTTCCCGCTCGACTGCCCGCCCGGAACCGAGGCGGACCGCTCCGGTGAATTCCCTGCCGACTTCTCCGACGACACGCCAGAACTCCCGCGTAGAGGTTCGAAAGGCACCGAAACCGGCCCAGTACATACGTGATGCTCGCCCCCGGCGCAACGAAACGGCGGGCGCAATGGGCCGGGAGCAGGGCGCGGCGGACGCCGGACACGCCGGAAAAACGGGCGCCGGGCCGCACTTCCGGGCCGCACTCGTCGGTAGCCGGGGCCCCTCCCGCACGAAAACTTCACATCTCTCGTTGACAGCCCCCTGCGAAAAGTCTACACGAATCCCCCTGCGTCGGGATGTAGCGCAGTCTGGGAGCGCACCTGAATGGGGTTCAGGGGGCCGGAGGTTCAAATCCTCTCATCCCGACCAGTTATTTCAATAGGTTAGGCCGTCCGAAAGGGCGGCCTTCTTTTTTTGCACTACGCTTTTGCACTACAAAATTTCGGGAACAGTGACAGAAGGTGGGGCTTTTTAAATAAAAAATACTGTAATTCAAGACCATTGGATGTGTTGCCCTGAATTTGAAATAAGCCGCCCTGACCCTGATTCAGGTGAGCGGCGGTTCAAGAAATTTTTATATTGTTCATGATTTAAAGCTGTTATCTTGAAATGGTCTCTTTTCTTCCCGCTGTACGCTTTCGCTCTACAAAACCTCCGGGAAAGTGCCGAGATGTAGGGCTGATCCAAATGGCTATGCGGTATCCTATTATCCTTCTTTCCTGACAGATTCGCGGTGGTTGATGGCATCAATGGACGTCATCCCATGTCCCGATAGCCCCGGTGGGGCCGTTCCATGCTGTTGTGGTTTAGCTAGCGGTCGTATTTTCTGGCCATGCCGTGCTTGATGAGGATATTTAGGATGGATGGGGAGCTGACAGGCGGGCCAGCCTGTTTGGGTAGCTCCGACAGGCGCACGCAGCCCCGTGCTGGATGGCCAGACTCATTTCCAGGATTTGTGCGACTACCTCCATGTGGTCATCGGATGGGACTTCGGAATGAGAGGCAGGTCCTTGAGTCCTTCCAGGCCGTACGCTGGAAACGACGTTTGAACTTGTAGAACT
This genomic stretch from Desulfovibrio sp. X2 harbors:
- a CDS encoding OmpA family protein, which translates into the protein MKLRHNFSLAVVLALAALLLAQVPAYAEKKLTPKIDNFIVLFDMSGSMAWGYAGTDQSKAQHALEDLKAMNQMIPELGYKSGLATVASYEKYAGLAPYSRSAYASNIGDLGPAVDAKTLLGPNTPLGDGMAQAGKDFGPGLKGKTAIIIFSDGGLNAGRDAVAAAEAVNKASNGNICFDTVSYATTPAAQKLLDDIAAVGGCGYSVTAADMADSGKRAQFVKDVFYTETEVSKPAPAPVVAPKPLTMRLEILFDFDKSDIKAKYVPEVEKVAKLLKENPEATVAIDGHTDGIGTDAYNMKLSQRRADAVRDYLVKKLGIKADRITAQGFGKSQPIASNDTDAGRAQNRRVVAIFNGLYEK
- a CDS encoding SDR family oxidoreductase; the encoded protein is MLVTGATGYVGGRLVPLLLERGYRVRAVARTAGKMRCRPWGGHPNVELAEADAHDLSAMREAARGCGAAFYLIHSMRARYDDFAAADRHAAYTMVRAARDEGLSRIIYLGGMGEDSADFSEHLRSRAEIGDILSLGPVPVTVLRAAAILGSGSASFEILRGLAEHLPVMLAPRWVRTRSQPIAVSDVLGYLAGCLEHPETEGRSFDIGGPDVLSYAELVQLYAEVAGLRRRIIIPVPVLTPGLSSYWLKLFTPVSMALVRPLVEGMRNECVVRDPAIRAIIPLEPLSCREAMERALDKVRQKSVDTCWSDAGGRRPPEWTQCGDPAYAGGRELQCGYKATVEASPEALWDALSRIGGETGWYSGRLLWRLRGLVDQLVAGPGLSRGRRNPDELREGDALDFFRVLKAEPQKRLLLRSEMRLPGDALLEFHVQKISRNATELVVLARFLPRGLAGLAYWYGIYPLHHAVFASMLEGLAKAAGGRLLEEPKRYTKVLRNACSIFFK